One Thiocapsa sp. genomic window, TGTCGTCAGGACATCGACCGGGAGCGCCACTGCCTGATCATCCGTCAAACCAAGTTCGCCAAGACGCGCATGGTGCCCGTCGGACCACACCTCGAGGCACAGCTGCTGCAGTATCTGGATGCAGATGATGGCATCGGCTCGGCGTCGCCGACGGATCCGGTCATCTCGGTGTCGCGCGATCATCGCCGGCCGCTGAGCAGCCATTCGATCAGTCGCGCCTTTCAGCGGGTGCTCCCGCAGCTCGAACTGACGCTCCCTCCGGGCGTGGCCGCCCCGCGACTGCACTGCCTGCGCCATTCCTTTGCGGTGGGCACCCTGCTGCGGTGGTATCGCAGCGGTGTCGATCCCAACGTGCGCCTGAGCGGGCTGTCGACCTTCCTCGGGCATGTCGATCCCACCTCGACCGCCGTCTATCTGACCATCACCGATGCCCTGCTCGCCGAGGCCAACACCCGCTTCGAGCGCTTTGCCGCACCGGCCCTGCGGGAGGTATACCGCCCATGAGTACGATCACACTCGGGGCGCTGCTGTATGCCTTCTTCGAGCACGACCTCAAGGCCACAAAAGGCGTGAGGGAGGCGACCATCAAGAGCTATCGCGATGCCCTGCGGCTGTTTTTGCTGTTCGTCGCCCGCGCGCGCAAGGTCAAGCTCACCGCTCTGCATCCGGAAGACCTCACCGCGGCGCGGGTGCGGCAGTTTCTGACTTTCCTCGAGCAGGAGCGCCACAACCAGGTGCACTCGCGCAACCAACGTCTGGCCGCGCTGAAGACCTTCTTCGATTTCCTCGCCACCCAAGCGCCCGAGCAGTTCGCCGAGGCCGAGGCGGTCATGGCCATTCCCGTCAAGCGCAGTCCACCGCCGCCGACGGTGTTTCTGGAACGCGAAGAGATGCAGGCGCTGCTCGCCGGCTTACCCACGACGGGGCCGCAGGCGTTACGCGACCGCACGCTGCTGCTGTTTCTCTACAATACCGGCGCCCGCGCGCAGGAGGTGGCAGACCTGTCTCGAGGCCATCTGGATCTGGCCCGACGGCGCGTGCGGCTGCACGGAAAAGGCGACAAATGGCGCCTCTGCCCGCTGTGGGAGGACACCGTCCGGCTGCTGGAGCAACTGCTGCAACAGCACGCCGATGCCGGAGCCGACGGCGCGGTCTTTCGCTCCCAGCGCGGGCTGGCGCTGACGCGGTTCGGCATCTACAAGATCGTCCGTCGGCATACCCGGGGGCTCGAT contains:
- a CDS encoding tyrosine-type recombinase/integrase, whose product is MTTLHSLLADAMEQFLAHHRALGKRFDTEAATLQLLDRYLLEQQVASLEAITPALLEAFLGSRPRASARSYNHLLNVLQRFFHWLERQALLCPSPLRTRPRHATSQLLPFLFEPAQVEQLMRLAADLPDARRTHRRGAAYRISFALMYSLGLRVGEVARLCRQDIDRERHCLIIRQTKFAKTRMVPVGPHLEAQLLQYLDADDGIGSASPTDPVISVSRDHRRPLSSHSISRAFQRVLPQLELTLPPGVAAPRLHCLRHSFAVGTLLRWYRSGVDPNVRLSGLSTFLGHVDPTSTAVYLTITDALLAEANTRFERFAAPALREVYRP
- a CDS encoding tyrosine-type recombinase/integrase is translated as MSTITLGALLYAFFEHDLKATKGVREATIKSYRDALRLFLLFVARARKVKLTALHPEDLTAARVRQFLTFLEQERHNQVHSRNQRLAALKTFFDFLATQAPEQFAEAEAVMAIPVKRSPPPPTVFLEREEMQALLAGLPTTGPQALRDRTLLLFLYNTGARAQEVADLSRGHLDLARRRVRLHGKGDKWRLCPLWEDTVRLLEQLLQQHADAGADGAVFRSQRGLALTRFGIYKIVRRHTRGLDKRGHDGQPVSISPHVLRHTAAVGLLEAGVEVNVIRAWLGHASLETTNRYAEINIAMKAAAMQACEPPTSAAEPGFPCKSRWHDDAALLDWLQSL